The DNA window GGCCGCCCAGGAGGCGGAGGACCGCGAGGCCGAAGCGGACGCGGCCACCCTCGATCCGGCGGAGCCGCGCGACGCGAGTCCGGACGCAGGCCGCCCATGAACGAGTCCCGCAGCCTGTACGTCCCCGACGGGCTCGACGGCGAACGCGTCGACGCCGGCCTGGCCAAACTCCTCGGCTTCTCCCGGAGTTACGCAGCCGAGGTCGCCCTCGGAGGCGGCGTCACCATGAACGGCAAGTCGGTCGACAAGTCCGACCGCCTCCTCGCCGGTGCCTGGCTCGAGATCGAATGGACGCCTCGCCGCGAGGCCGTGATCGTACCGATCGCCGTCCCCGACCTCGGCATCGTCCACGACGACGACGAGATCGTGGTCGTCGACAAACCCGCCGGCGTCGCCGCCCACCCCTCCGTGGGTTGGGAAGGGCCGACGGTGCTCGGTGCCCTCGCCGCAGCCGGCTTCCGCATCTCGACGTCGGGCGCCGCTGAGCGGGCCGGGATCGTGCACCGGCTCGATGCCGGGACGAGCGGCCTCATGGTCGTCGCGAAGACCGAGCGGGCCTACACCTCACTGAAGCGTGCCTTCCACGACCGCGAGGTCGAGAAGATCTATCGCGCCGTGGTCCAGGGGCATCCCGACCCGCTCGCCGGCACCATCGACGGTCCGATCGGCCGCCACCCGCGCCACGACTGGCGCTTCGCCGTCACCGCCGACGGGAAGCCGTCGGTCACCCACTACGAGACGCTCGAGGCGTTCCCGTACGCCTCGTTGCTCGACGTGCATCTGGAGACCGGTCGCACGCATCAGATCCGCGTGCACATGGCGGCCCAGCGGCATCCCTGTGTCGGCGACACGATGTACGGCGCCGACGCGGCGCTCTCGGCCCGTCTGGGGCTCACCCGGCAGTGGCTGCATGCGACGAAGCTGGGCTTCGCGCACCCTGCGGACGGGGAGTTCGTGCGATTCGAGACCGCCTACCCGACGGATCTGCAGCACGCCCTCTCGATCCTCGAACTCGACTGACGTCGCGCCGTCGCTCGGCGACCGACCACCCCCAC is part of the Plantibacter sp. Leaf314 genome and encodes:
- a CDS encoding RluA family pseudouridine synthase; the encoded protein is MNESRSLYVPDGLDGERVDAGLAKLLGFSRSYAAEVALGGGVTMNGKSVDKSDRLLAGAWLEIEWTPRREAVIVPIAVPDLGIVHDDDEIVVVDKPAGVAAHPSVGWEGPTVLGALAAAGFRISTSGAAERAGIVHRLDAGTSGLMVVAKTERAYTSLKRAFHDREVEKIYRAVVQGHPDPLAGTIDGPIGRHPRHDWRFAVTADGKPSVTHYETLEAFPYASLLDVHLETGRTHQIRVHMAAQRHPCVGDTMYGADAALSARLGLTRQWLHATKLGFAHPADGEFVRFETAYPTDLQHALSILELD